From the Sulfurimonas sp. C5 genome, one window contains:
- a CDS encoding OmpA family protein: protein MRSILFIFLFFSLSLYAQQKNYSIIVHKPFDAALLDITQNYDRTISAIGFSNQNEHTTHQARTYSDPFEYLASVSGSYGTQMHLIQADNQANIILSKVAKLSRFNKAVALVKTPDDGYFVGGYTLDGELIIVRLDAKGEIVFNKMFGTKNYDRMSKLVLLSDGGVLAVGSSFTTRDNNDNMFETGLGVSDIFLTRFTKDGYKLWSKKFGTKYDDKGIDAAQAADGSIVVVSTTSYDNNTDATLMRITENGNKLWLKQYKSENLVTPKKLLRLRDNNFVVSLIEYNALQQEHIRLIKFDLYKNILLDKKIFTTYPSGLNDIKEFSDGTIMGVGYVKDAFNTDALAMLLDSNLAMLRQEHYGSENYDIFNAVVILNNSEAAVAGIHTDNNSQESNMWITKLQKDTSIVKVQYNSKSLYQKLCELFADEIKNKQITISSDLNIELLGPSLYFETGVYKLSQKQETFIHNFGKKLIPFLKQHDESVAQLQINGHTSSEWAKEEYTSRYLKNEKLSMQRAYSVFSSLFKAQDLQMQKWLSKIIVGSGFSSSKRKIYHEVEYKKLSRRVSFKIVTK from the coding sequence ATGCGAAGTATTCTTTTCATCTTTTTATTCTTTAGTTTATCACTATACGCTCAACAAAAAAACTACTCGATTATCGTTCACAAACCTTTTGACGCAGCACTCTTAGATATTACTCAAAACTACGATCGAACAATCTCTGCAATAGGTTTTTCAAACCAAAACGAGCATACTACTCATCAAGCCAGAACATACTCCGATCCATTCGAATACCTTGCAAGTGTTTCAGGTTCTTACGGGACACAAATGCATCTCATTCAAGCAGATAATCAGGCGAATATTATTCTCTCTAAAGTTGCAAAACTTTCACGTTTCAATAAAGCTGTAGCGCTAGTAAAAACACCAGATGATGGTTACTTTGTAGGTGGCTATACACTTGATGGTGAATTAATAATCGTTCGTCTTGATGCAAAAGGTGAAATAGTTTTTAACAAAATGTTTGGAACCAAAAACTATGATCGAATGAGTAAACTTGTACTCCTTAGCGACGGCGGTGTTTTAGCAGTCGGTTCCTCTTTTACAACTAGAGATAATAATGACAATATGTTTGAAACGGGTTTAGGTGTAAGCGATATCTTTTTAACAAGATTTACAAAAGATGGCTATAAACTTTGGAGTAAAAAGTTCGGTACCAAATATGACGATAAAGGTATAGATGCAGCACAGGCAGCAGACGGAAGTATTGTCGTTGTGAGTACGACTTCGTATGACAACAATACAGATGCCACACTTATGAGAATTACCGAAAACGGTAATAAACTATGGCTAAAACAATACAAATCTGAAAACCTAGTTACACCTAAGAAACTTTTACGCCTGAGAGATAATAATTTTGTTGTCTCATTAATAGAGTACAATGCCCTGCAACAGGAACATATCCGTCTGATAAAATTTGACCTTTACAAAAACATCTTACTTGATAAAAAAATATTTACAACATATCCTAGTGGTCTTAACGACATTAAAGAGTTTTCAGACGGTACTATTATGGGTGTAGGTTATGTAAAAGATGCCTTTAATACAGATGCTTTGGCAATGCTCTTAGATTCAAACTTGGCAATGCTCAGACAAGAACATTACGGTTCTGAAAACTATGATATTTTCAATGCAGTGGTTATATTAAACAATTCAGAAGCTGCAGTAGCCGGTATACATACAGACAACAATTCACAAGAATCAAATATGTGGATTACAAAACTTCAAAAAGACACTTCTATAGTGAAGGTGCAATATAATTCAAAATCTCTGTATCAAAAATTATGTGAACTCTTTGCTGATGAGATAAAAAACAAACAAATAACAATTTCATCTGATCTCAATATTGAGCTACTTGGTCCTTCATTATATTTTGAAACAGGTGTCTACAAACTCTCACAAAAGCAAGAAACTTTTATCCATAATTTTGGAAAGAAACTCATCCCGTTTTTGAAGCAACACGATGAATCTGTCGCACAATTACAAATAAATGGACATACTTCAAGCGAATGGGCAAAAGAGGAATATACTAGTAGATACCTAAAGAATGAAAAACTTTCAATGCAGCGTGCATACTCGGTATTTAGCTCTTTGTTTAAAGCACAAGATCTTCAAATGCAAAAATGGTTAAGTAAAATAATTGTGGGAAGCGGTTTTAGTTCGTCAAAAAGAAAAATATATCATGAAGTGGAATATAAAAAGTTATCGAGACGGGTAAGTTTTAAAATCGTTACAAAGTAG
- the serB gene encoding phosphoserine phosphatase SerB, translating into MAKLYNKQRKFMLKLAVFDFDSTLMDGETIDFFAEELGIGEQVAHITEEAMSGRLDFFESLQQRVGLLKGLDFSIVEKISHNLPYMKGAKETIAELKSRGMTVVCFSGGFRTATMYAKDILGYDADFSNALHVKDGKLTGLVGGDMMFNYSKGDMLVRLQSILGISEEETLVCGDGANDLSMFAHAGTRVAFCGREILKKEANIIVDEKDLTKILEKI; encoded by the coding sequence ATTGCGAAATTATATAATAAACAGAGGAAATTTATGCTAAAACTTGCAGTATTTGACTTTGATTCTACTTTAATGGACGGCGAAACGATCGATTTTTTTGCCGAAGAGTTAGGAATCGGAGAACAAGTAGCACATATTACAGAAGAAGCGATGAGCGGTAGACTCGATTTTTTTGAATCGCTTCAACAAAGAGTAGGGCTTTTAAAAGGGCTTGACTTTTCTATTGTAGAGAAAATTTCTCATAACCTGCCTTATATGAAAGGCGCAAAAGAAACAATTGCCGAGCTAAAAAGCAGAGGAATGACTGTAGTATGTTTCTCAGGTGGATTTAGAACGGCAACGATGTATGCAAAAGATATCTTAGGATACGATGCAGACTTCTCAAACGCTTTACATGTTAAAGACGGAAAACTTACAGGACTTGTGGGTGGTGACATGATGTTTAACTACTCAAAGGGAGATATGCTGGTTCGCCTGCAAAGCATTTTAGGAATTTCTGAGGAAGAAACACTTGTATGCGGTGACGGTGCAAACGATTTGAGTATGTTCGCACACGCAGGAACACGTGTAGCATTTTGCGGTAGAGAAATCTTAAAAAAAGAAGCCAATATCATCGTAGATGAAAAAGACTTGACAAAAATTTTGGAGAAAATATAG
- a CDS encoding methylenetetrahydrofolate reductase produces MFEKLKDKLKNGKYITLETTPGHSATFTPMIDKIEALGLHELVDGFSTTDNPLAKLKFNALFGAKLLQERFNKPVIATMSMRDRNKIALQSDLLGANEFDIRAVLALTGDPATISDQPNTKGVFEGDSTLLLDIISAFNSGMDYAGKPFTVAPQPIYPFSVVNSYAKNPKTLQKKMQKKIKHGALGIITQPVYDVENAKLLLELKENANKECCAENKSAELVLGIFPITKLRTAQFLSAHVPGINVPDCWIEKLRKASKGGLEEEYKVGFDLSKQLFEDLKELHPKIHLMTANQFQIAKDLLS; encoded by the coding sequence TTGTTTGAAAAACTAAAAGATAAACTCAAAAACGGTAAATATATAACACTCGAAACTACTCCGGGGCATAGTGCTACATTCACTCCGATGATAGACAAGATTGAAGCACTTGGTCTGCACGAGCTTGTTGACGGGTTTTCAACGACTGATAATCCACTTGCAAAACTGAAGTTCAATGCCCTTTTTGGTGCAAAACTTCTGCAAGAGAGATTTAATAAACCTGTAATTGCTACTATGAGTATGCGTGATCGCAATAAGATTGCCCTGCAATCTGATCTTCTCGGTGCAAATGAATTCGACATTAGAGCTGTTTTAGCCCTAACTGGAGATCCTGCAACTATTTCTGATCAACCAAATACAAAAGGTGTATTTGAAGGAGATAGTACTCTGCTTCTTGACATCATTTCTGCCTTTAATTCAGGAATGGACTATGCGGGAAAACCTTTTACAGTTGCTCCACAACCTATTTATCCGTTTTCGGTTGTGAACTCTTATGCAAAAAATCCTAAAACACTGCAAAAGAAAATGCAAAAAAAGATCAAACACGGTGCACTTGGAATTATCACACAGCCTGTTTATGATGTTGAAAATGCAAAACTTCTTTTAGAACTTAAAGAAAATGCTAACAAAGAGTGTTGTGCAGAAAATAAAAGTGCTGAACTTGTTCTGGGAATTTTTCCGATCACAAAACTTCGTACAGCACAATTTCTTTCAGCTCATGTTCCTGGAATCAACGTACCTGATTGTTGGATCGAAAAACTTCGTAAAGCTAGCAAAGGCGGTTTAGAAGAAGAGTATAAAGTAGGTTTCGATCTTAGTAAACAACTGTTTGAAGACCTCAAAGAACTGCATCCAAAAATTCATTTAATGACGGCTAACCAATTTCAAATTGCAAAAGACTTGCTCTCATAA
- the serS gene encoding serine--tRNA ligase — MIDLKLLQKDFEEVKRKLLRKGVDEALLETLRTKNEELKEAKKNFEALQAAQNAMSKEFGVYKREGKDISELKARVDENKVKVAEAIEVQRIKQEELEAIAMAIPNMPDDNVPDGADEEDNIELKKVLTPREFTFTPKEHWELAEQNGWIDFERGVKLATSRFSVQFGMGARLERALINFMLDFNRGRGFDEVSVPALVNREALEGTGQLPKFEDDLYKVQDPELFLIPTAEVPVTNLYQDEILAENELPKKMTAYTSCFRKEAGAAGRDTRGMIRQHQFHKVELVAITHPDESEKVFDEMVACASDLLTALELPHRLVNLCTGDLGFGAAHTTDIEVWLPGQNTYREISSISNTREFQARRAKIRFKNGKKNDMVHTLNGSSLAVGRTLVAIMENFQQEDGSITIPQALHPYLGM; from the coding sequence ATGATTGATTTAAAACTATTACAAAAAGATTTTGAAGAAGTAAAAAGAAAACTATTAAGAAAAGGGGTAGATGAAGCACTCCTTGAAACTTTACGCACAAAAAATGAAGAGTTAAAAGAAGCAAAGAAAAATTTTGAAGCTCTTCAAGCGGCACAAAACGCCATGAGTAAAGAGTTCGGTGTTTATAAACGTGAAGGTAAAGACATCTCTGAACTCAAAGCACGTGTAGATGAAAACAAAGTGAAAGTTGCAGAAGCTATCGAAGTACAAAGAATTAAGCAAGAGGAACTTGAAGCTATCGCTATGGCTATTCCTAATATGCCAGATGACAATGTTCCAGATGGTGCTGATGAAGAGGATAACATTGAGCTTAAAAAAGTTCTTACTCCTCGTGAGTTTACTTTTACACCTAAAGAGCACTGGGAGCTCGCAGAACAAAACGGCTGGATCGATTTTGAGCGTGGTGTAAAACTAGCGACTAGTCGTTTTAGTGTTCAGTTCGGTATGGGTGCAAGACTGGAGCGTGCACTTATAAATTTTATGCTTGACTTTAACCGTGGACGCGGCTTTGATGAAGTAAGTGTTCCTGCACTTGTTAATAGAGAAGCCTTAGAGGGAACTGGTCAACTTCCTAAATTTGAAGATGATCTTTACAAAGTGCAAGACCCGGAACTTTTCCTTATCCCTACTGCAGAAGTACCGGTTACTAACTTGTACCAAGATGAGATCTTAGCAGAAAATGAGCTTCCTAAAAAAATGACGGCTTACACATCTTGTTTTAGAAAAGAAGCTGGTGCTGCAGGACGTGATACTCGCGGTATGATTCGCCAACACCAATTCCATAAAGTTGAACTGGTGGCAATTACACACCCTGATGAGAGTGAAAAAGTTTTTGATGAGATGGTAGCGTGTGCATCTGATCTTTTAACGGCATTAGAGTTACCGCATCGTCTAGTAAACCTATGTACAGGCGATCTTGGTTTCGGTGCTGCTCATACTACGGATATTGAGGTATGGTTACCGGGACAAAATACTTACCGTGAAATCTCTTCTATCTCAAATACAAGAGAATTCCAGGCAAGACGTGCAAAAATCCGTTTTAAAAACGGTAAGAAAAATGATATGGTTCATACGCTTAACGGTTCATCTTTAGCAGTTGGACGTACACTTGTAGCTATTATGGAAAATTTCCAACAAGAAGACGGCAGCATAACTATCCCTCAAGCTTTACACCCTTACCTAGGGATGTAA
- a CDS encoding DUF3530 family protein, with protein sequence MKFFLTIAMLSLQLLAIDMPKHSLYLQGNNENGIILAHGKGKNPDFKVVKPLRIALNEDMGFHTLSLQMPINHKEYREFEVEQPAVNAMINQAIQFLHSKGVKNIYLIGHSLGAGMTSSFLVSYPKSGVKGYIAVGCRGNESKLISCNDNMKKINIPVFDIWGDANEEDKRYAATRTHLQNENYTQYPFPNANHVLDGVDGFLIEEVENWIEQQQE encoded by the coding sequence ATGAAATTTTTTTTAACTATTGCCATGCTTTCTTTGCAGTTACTTGCCATAGATATGCCAAAGCATTCTCTATATCTGCAAGGGAATAATGAAAACGGAATTATTCTGGCTCACGGTAAAGGTAAGAATCCTGATTTTAAAGTAGTAAAACCTCTAAGAATAGCTTTGAATGAAGATATGGGTTTTCATACCCTTTCTCTACAGATGCCGATAAACCATAAAGAGTATAGAGAGTTTGAAGTAGAACAGCCAGCTGTAAATGCCATGATCAATCAAGCAATACAATTTTTACATTCAAAAGGTGTAAAAAACATCTACCTTATAGGGCACTCTTTAGGTGCAGGAATGACAAGTAGTTTCTTGGTCTCCTATCCAAAAAGTGGAGTAAAAGGCTATATTGCTGTCGGATGTAGAGGTAATGAGAGTAAACTGATCTCTTGCAACGATAATATGAAAAAAATCAACATCCCTGTTTTTGATATATGGGGAGATGCCAATGAAGAAGATAAGAGATATGCTGCAACACGTACTCATCTTCAAAACGAAAACTATACACAGTACCCTTTTCCCAATGCAAACCATGTTTTAGACGGTGTAGACGGTTTTTTGATTGAGGAAGTTGAAAACTGGATAGAGCAGCAACAAGAGTAG